The Toxorhynchites rutilus septentrionalis strain SRP chromosome 3, ASM2978413v1, whole genome shotgun sequence genome includes a region encoding these proteins:
- the LOC129776606 gene encoding transient receptor potential cation channel protein painless-like, protein MTHSVVQLSPSKSESTQCQTNQIYPEWRKLKASAEMALLNNLGTALRDNQLDAFEAALRDRLPLLEQLYAELNTNDSVKLPDRNTREVLKNRKLKKFFGDMCSKEGNGAFIRVFAQFLPFANEVIQQLQNQHPIHLAIQALAFKNAEELLNMSDLDVNALWKKQTPLMLLFKVFTSQNYDQIRRLVKLLATKCADVNLGDHKSHPLSVLVLAEKVERWRKRELLEFCLQNFDADVDSFYGGQPRKDIEAQFDDLNIIRKRAKVTVGLLNTFLVEGKEAEFLAMFDDYYKDANGKNNLEDVYELLRQAAIKGRDRCVGRVFTKLTFESQPFDPCLYPDRLARVLKIVCTKGYPKVLELFLKHIKDIQFLNADVLLTICVRNVGKRKNQGTIKCFDLLLSDRRIDVEKRDHLGQTALHFAVQLCLNEMALKIMVNRSPYLGQLNRFNTSPLHSMNPVVLQSYLDACISLRDLRSEDIGQEIHIDMRGFVPPEVKQQTIEYKKRRAKRSDLLSSDLLTRKVSKEIDCFRYIAQSRELRKLLRHPSISAFLFVKWLQLRYIIYAKLVLSIVFFISLSAYAMPTDANHQIIHTFCTFSFILYFFLRETVSILNLKLLYFRSFENCIEFTVSMLSLPCLVTSNKVLLSTVVLLSGIDIVCNIGSLPFPSLSTSIVMLETVSMNFLKNFLVYAVILVAFGFSFFILFVPDNSATRALDTEDAQCPADAFNGFNSLGMSLLKSIVMLTGEFEAASIDFSSNGASSILFISFVFLVSLVIANLINGLAVSDITEIRQEAELVALMKKVEILARYEQGDNRYKFFKGKVSFFASHEPTLIIRPRENNKILVNRCSARDQEEFRLTPSSAGRKTIGLKAFRKWPLSSWLRERLNLDSYHGLDSAICSTARDIVFNRHEHPGIFEQCEQRLARLEDKVDRLVEMLGGHQKAAPDANVTTRARKRWNKATTLVGVRCFSPKSKNDNP, encoded by the exons ATGACTCACTCGGTCGTCCAGTTAAGTCCATCGAAAAGTGAATCAACTCAGTGCCAAACAAaccaaatttatccagaatggCGAAAGTTGAAAGCATCAGCAGAA aTGGCTCTGCTGAACAATTTAGGCACTGCATTACGGGACAACCAGCTGGATGCATTCGAAGCTGCCCTCCGGGATCGATTACCACTCTTAGAACAACTATACGCAGAATTAAACACAAACGATAGCGTTAAGTTACCCGATCGGAACACGCGAGAAGTGCTCAAAAATAGGAAACTTAAAAAATTCTTCGGTGATATGTGCTCCAAAGAAGGAAACGGTGCATTCATTCGGGTGTTTGCGCAGTTTCTGCCGTTTGCGAATGAGGTAATCCAGCAACTGCAGAACCAACATCCGATTCATCTAGCGATACAAGCTCTGGCATTCAAAAATGCCGAGGAACTGCTGAACATGTCCGATTTGGATGTGAATGCCCTGTGGAAGAAGCAAACGCCGCTCATGCTGCTGTTTAAAGTTTTCACCTCGCAGAACTACGACCAAATCCGGCGCCTCGTGAAGCTTCTAGCGACCAAATGTGCCGATGTCAATTTGGGCGACCACAAATCTCACCCACTGTCGGTTTTGGTCCTGGCGGAAAAAGTAGAACGGTGGCGAAAGCGAGAACTGTTGGAGTTTTGTTTGCAGAACTTCGACGCTGATGTTGATAGCTTCTATGGAGGACAGCCTCGGAAGGATATCGAGGCGCAATTTGATGATTTGAATATCATTAGGAAGCGGGCGAAAGTAACCGTCGGGTTGCTGAACACATTCTTGGTGGAAGGGAAAGAAGCGGAGTTTTTGGCGATGTTCGATGACTATTACAAAGATGCGAATGGTAAAAATAATTTGGAGGATGTTTACGAGCTGTTACGTCAGGCAGCAATCAAAGGTAGAGATCGATGTGTAGGGAGAGTATTCACAAAATTAACCTTCGAATCGCAACCATTTGACCCTTGCCTTTACCCAGATCGACTTGCAAGAGTATTGAAAATTGTTTGCACAAAAGGATATCCAAAAGTGCTGGAATTGTTTCTTAagcacatcaaagatattcaaTTTCTGAACGCTGATGTACTTCTCACGATATGTGTGCGAAATGTTGGCAAGCGGAAGAATCAAGGAACGATAAAATGCTTTGATTTACTTCTGAGCGATCGAAGAATTGACGTTGAAAAACGTGATCATTTAGGGCAAACAGCACTGCATTTTGCAGTGCAGCTCTGTCTCAATGAAATGGCGTTGAAGATCATGGTTAATCGATCGCCTTATTTGGGACAATTGAACCGATTCAACACGTCACCATTACATTCTATGAATCCGGTAGTTCTTCAAAGCTATCTTGATGCATGTATCTCATTGCGAGATCTTCGATCGGAAGATATCGGACAGGAAATTCATATAGACATGCGAGGTTTTGTGCCACCCGAGGTTAAACAACAGACGATCGAATACAAGAAAAGAAGAGCTAAACGGAGTGATCTCTTGTCCTCGGATTTGCTCACTAGAAAAGTCAGCAAAGAGATTGATTGCTTCCGTTACATTGCGCAATCCAGGGAATTGAGGAAACTTCTCAGACATCCATCAATCAGTGCCTTCCTGTTCGTCAAATGGCTTCAATTGCGGTACATAATATACGCGAAGCTAGTGTTAAGTATAGTGTTTTTCATCTCATTAAGCGCCTACGCAATGCCTACAGATGCAAACCACCAGATTATTCACACTTTCTGTACTTTCtcgtttattttgtattttttcctgAGGGAAACTGTCAGTATTCTAAATCTTAAACTGCTTTACTTTCGTTCATTTGAGAACTGCATTGAGTTTACGGTATCTATGCTTTCACTGCCATGTTTAGTTACTTCCAATAAAGTTCTTCTGTCCACGGTGGTTCTACTGTCAGGAATCGACATAGTATGCAATATTGGGTCCCTCCCATTCCCGTCACTGTCTACGAGTATCGTGATGCTCGAGACCGTTAGCATGAACTTCCTCAAAAATTTCCTCGTCTACGCAGTAATACTAGTGGCATTTGGATTCAGTTTCTTTATTCTGTTTGTACCTGATAACAGTGCGACTCGAGCACTTGATACTGAAGATGCCCAATGCCCTGCTGACGCGTTCAATGGTTTCAATAGTCTGGGAATGTCTCTCTTAAAATCGATTGTTATGCTAACCGGAGAGTTCGAAGCAGCCTCAATCGACTTCAGCTCAAACGGTGCCAGTTCTATATTGTTCATCAGCTTCGTTTTTCTGGTTTCACTCGTGATTGCAAATTTAATCAACGGGCTCGCTGTTAGCGACATCACG GAAATCCGTCAAGAAGCTGAGCTGGTAGCATTgatgaaaaaagttgaaatccTAGCACGTTACGAGCAAGGAGACAACAG ATACAAGTTCTTCAAGGGAAAAGTGTCGTTTTTTGCCTCCCACGAACCAACACTGATCATTAGACCTCGAGAGaataacaaaattttagtcaatcGTTGTTCGGCGCGAGACCAGGAAGAGTTTAGGCTCACTCCAAGCTCTGCTGGACGGAAAACTATAGGCCTCAAAGCGTTTCGCAAGTGGCCACTTTCCAGCTGGTTGCGGGAACGACTTAATCTCGATAGTTACCACGGACTGGATTCGGCGATTTGCAGTACCGCCAGAGATATAGTTTTTAATCGACATGAACATCCTGGAATTTTCGAACAATGTGAACAACGTCTTGCGAGGCTTGAGGATAAGGTTGATAGATTGGTTGAGATGCTGGGAGGGCACCAGAAAGCTGCACCCGACGCAAATGTAACAACCAGAGCCAGGAAGAGATGGAATAAAGCAACTACTTTAGTTGGTGTTCGGTGTTTTTCACCGAAATCGAAAAATGATAATCCGTGA